From a single Polynucleobacter asymbioticus QLW-P1DMWA-1 genomic region:
- a CDS encoding 3-oxoacid CoA-transferase subunit B, which produces MIDLSKVQKRTTADIAKRIVQDIPDGAHVNLGIGQPMTISNYLPSDKEILLHSENGLLGMGPLAQGDEIDEELVNAGKQPVTMLPGASLCHHADSFVMIRGGHIDICVLGAFQVSVKGDIANWRTGDPKAIPAVGGAMDLALGAKKLFVMMEHLTKSGESKLVSECTYPLTALAAVDCIYTDLATIEVTPKGLLAVDWIDGLSFEELQELSGVPMLQKSA; this is translated from the coding sequence ATGATTGATCTTTCTAAGGTGCAAAAGCGAACAACAGCAGATATTGCCAAGCGCATTGTTCAAGATATTCCAGATGGTGCTCATGTCAATTTGGGGATTGGTCAGCCTATGACGATCTCTAACTACCTACCATCCGATAAAGAAATTTTGCTGCATTCGGAAAATGGCCTCCTTGGTATGGGCCCTTTGGCTCAGGGTGATGAGATTGATGAAGAACTGGTCAATGCGGGCAAGCAACCTGTCACCATGCTTCCAGGCGCATCACTATGCCATCACGCGGATTCTTTTGTGATGATTCGAGGCGGGCATATTGATATCTGTGTCTTAGGTGCTTTTCAGGTCTCTGTAAAAGGGGATATCGCCAATTGGCGCACTGGCGACCCTAAGGCGATTCCAGCAGTTGGTGGTGCAATGGATCTAGCCCTTGGCGCTAAAAAATTATTCGTGATGATGGAGCATTTAACAAAGTCAGGCGAATCTAAGTTGGTATCTGAGTGCACTTATCCATTAACAGCCTTAGCTGCGGTCGATTGCATCTATACAGATCTCGCAACCATTGAAGTCACCCCAAAAGGTTTGCTCGCTGTTGACTGGATAGATGGTTTAAGTTTTGAGGAATTACAAGAGTTAAGCGGTGTGCCGATGCTTCAAAAGTCTGCATAA
- a CDS encoding 3-oxoacid CoA-transferase subunit A: MIQKIIPGVADAVRDIASGSTILVSGFGGAGSPMFLLDALAEQGAKDLTIISNNAGNSGIGISKLIARGQVKKMVCSFPRQPESGAFDDLYRAGKIELELVPQGTLAERIRAGGAGIGGFYTPTGFGTELAIGKDTRVIDGVNHIFEFAIKADYALIKADKGDRWGNLTYHRTGRNFGPIMATAASCTIAQVNQVVELGELDPEVIVTPGIFVKRIVLAGAKS; encoded by the coding sequence GTGATACAAAAAATTATTCCCGGCGTGGCTGATGCTGTGCGGGATATTGCCAGTGGTTCAACCATTTTGGTTTCAGGTTTTGGGGGTGCTGGCTCACCGATGTTCTTATTGGACGCTCTTGCGGAGCAGGGTGCTAAAGATCTCACCATCATCAGCAATAATGCGGGCAACTCCGGCATTGGCATCTCTAAATTAATTGCTAGAGGTCAGGTTAAAAAGATGGTTTGCTCCTTTCCGCGTCAGCCAGAATCAGGCGCCTTTGATGACTTGTATCGCGCAGGAAAAATTGAGTTGGAGCTAGTGCCACAAGGAACGCTTGCTGAGCGTATTCGGGCGGGTGGTGCCGGTATCGGTGGTTTTTATACTCCTACCGGATTTGGTACGGAGCTTGCCATAGGAAAAGACACTCGAGTGATTGATGGCGTGAATCATATTTTTGAATTTGCCATTAAAGCCGACTACGCCCTTATTAAGGCGGATAAAGGTGATCGTTGGGGCAATCTCACTTATCACCGTACAGGTCGTAACTTTGGTCCTATTATGGCCACCGCTGCGAGTTGCACTATTGCACAAGTTAATCAAGTGGTTGAGTTGGGAGAATTGGATCCCGAGGTCATTGTGACTCCAGGCATTTTTGTTAAACGTATTGTGCTTGCTGGAGCAAAGTCATGA
- a CDS encoding HIT family protein: MTNCVLCKEDLTPSEGELIWRGDYCRVILVNDPDLPGFCRVIWNHHVADMSDLTYGERDHIMSLVFAVEEAIRDVMDPDKINLAALGNMVPHIHWHVIPRYQDDAYFPGSVWSVRTQETAKATLESRKALAAKLPNAIRSAISQMH, encoded by the coding sequence ATGACTAATTGCGTACTGTGTAAAGAAGATCTCACACCTTCCGAAGGTGAGCTTATTTGGCGTGGAGATTACTGTCGTGTCATCTTGGTAAATGATCCGGATCTGCCTGGTTTTTGCAGGGTCATTTGGAATCATCATGTCGCTGATATGTCTGATCTCACCTATGGAGAGCGGGATCACATCATGTCTTTGGTGTTTGCTGTCGAAGAGGCTATTCGAGATGTGATGGATCCAGACAAGATTAATTTGGCTGCCTTGGGTAATATGGTGCCTCATATTCATTGGCACGTGATTCCACGCTATCAAGATGATGCCTACTTCCCTGGTTCTGTGTGGTCCGTAAGAACCCAAGAGACCGCTAAGGCGACCTTAGAGTCTAGAAAGGCTCTGGCAGCAAAGCTCCCCAATGCAATTCGCTCAGCAATTTCTCAAATGCATTAA